A section of the Vibrio vulnificus CMCP6 genome encodes:
- a CDS encoding NAD(P)H-dependent oxidoreductase yields the protein MSKNKVLVIYAHPSQHRSEVNAPLFAAAQAVDGVTCVDLYAEYPQFDINIDKEQARLLEHDVIVFQFPLYWYSTPALLKEWQDLVLEYGFAYGTDGTALKDKLMLCVVSAGGKEEAYKAEGYNHFTIRQLLAPIEQMAALTSMHYLPPFAIFGARTALEENRIDQHVERYATLLRALVEDRVNIHAANHLNKITHALPQIIKEA from the coding sequence ATGTCGAAGAACAAAGTTTTGGTGATTTATGCTCACCCGTCGCAACATCGCTCAGAGGTCAATGCGCCACTCTTTGCCGCAGCGCAAGCCGTTGACGGTGTCACGTGTGTCGATCTGTATGCCGAGTACCCTCAGTTCGACATCAACATCGACAAAGAACAAGCTCGACTGCTGGAACATGATGTCATCGTGTTTCAGTTTCCTCTTTACTGGTATTCCACCCCTGCATTACTGAAAGAGTGGCAAGACTTGGTGCTGGAATACGGCTTTGCTTACGGGACAGATGGAACCGCTTTGAAAGACAAGCTGATGCTCTGTGTGGTTTCTGCAGGAGGCAAAGAAGAAGCATACAAAGCGGAGGGGTATAACCACTTTACCATTCGTCAATTGTTGGCACCGATTGAACAAATGGCCGCGCTAACCAGTATGCACTACCTACCACCGTTTGCGATATTTGGTGCACGTACGGCGTTAGAGGAAAATCGTATTGATCAGCATGTCGAGCGCTACGCGACTTTGCTGCGTGCTTTAGTGGAAGATCGAGTCAATATCCACGCCGCCAATCATTTGAACAAAATCACTCATGCCCTACCTCAAATCATCAAGGAAGCCTGA
- a CDS encoding monovalent cation:proton antiporter-2 (CPA2) family protein, protein MTQIFLQAFIYLIAAVIAVPLAKRFGLGSVLGYLIAGVVIGPIVGLVGEETTTIQHFAEFGVVMMLFLVGLELEPKMLWAMRNRLLGLGGLQVAGTAGIIVAIAVYFGQVWTTALAIGLIFALSSTAIVLQTFNEKRLSKTEGGKNAFSVLLFQDIAVIPMLAFIPLLALPELVEQAQQSIQSASEHHEQLSLVAGLPGWAYGIVITLSIGVVIVGGHYLSRPIFRYVADSGLREIFTAAALMLVIGIAALMSLVGLSPALGTFLAGVMLANSEFRHELESNIEPFKGLLLGLFFITVGAGIDFTILFNKFGTIIGLTLAVMLLKALVLLALSFIFRIKGSDRWLFALSLAQAGEFGFVLLSFSVQNHVISTPLSQQLSLVVAISMFLTPGLFILFDRVILPKFATKFNERADDDIDEKGTVIIAGIGRFGQIVNRLLLSNGIKTVALDYQANQVDVMRQIGTQAYFGDVTRPDILHTAGIEEAAAIVVAIDNRDASVELVKQVKHAYPSVKVIARAFDRGHGYRLRQAGADVIESETYHSALEVGGQTMKLLGVHPFFVEQQKMRYKRVENRKSDSLYSAWLDDSEGERFDNNYRKLFMQLEEKMMLEMQKDRHTNLSRSERGWTPPPKDYADDLQELNNEVNDLNFK, encoded by the coding sequence ATGACTCAAATATTTTTACAAGCCTTCATCTACCTGATTGCCGCAGTGATTGCCGTGCCATTAGCAAAACGCTTTGGCCTAGGTTCTGTGCTTGGGTACCTTATCGCTGGCGTGGTGATTGGCCCCATCGTTGGTTTGGTCGGGGAAGAAACCACCACCATTCAGCATTTCGCCGAATTTGGTGTGGTGATGATGTTGTTTTTGGTCGGTTTAGAGCTTGAGCCTAAAATGCTTTGGGCAATGCGTAACCGCTTGTTGGGACTAGGCGGCTTACAAGTTGCGGGTACTGCTGGGATTATTGTGGCGATTGCTGTCTATTTCGGCCAAGTGTGGACCACGGCCTTAGCGATTGGATTGATTTTCGCCTTATCATCAACGGCGATCGTGTTGCAGACCTTTAACGAGAAGCGATTAAGCAAGACGGAAGGGGGTAAAAACGCGTTTTCTGTGTTGTTGTTCCAAGACATCGCGGTCATTCCGATGCTGGCTTTCATCCCACTGCTCGCCCTGCCTGAATTGGTCGAGCAAGCTCAGCAATCCATCCAATCGGCCTCGGAGCATCATGAACAGTTGAGCCTGGTTGCCGGCTTACCTGGCTGGGCCTATGGTATCGTCATTACACTTTCCATTGGCGTGGTGATCGTCGGTGGGCATTACCTCAGTCGCCCGATCTTTCGTTACGTGGCCGATTCCGGCTTAAGAGAAATTTTTACCGCAGCTGCATTGATGCTGGTGATTGGTATTGCGGCGTTGATGAGTTTAGTTGGACTTTCTCCTGCGTTGGGCACATTTTTGGCGGGCGTCATGCTGGCAAACAGTGAGTTTCGTCATGAGCTCGAATCGAATATTGAGCCTTTCAAAGGGCTGCTTTTGGGCTTGTTTTTCATTACGGTCGGAGCGGGCATCGATTTTACCATTCTCTTCAATAAGTTTGGCACCATCATCGGTTTGACGTTGGCGGTGATGCTCCTGAAAGCCTTGGTGTTACTGGCGCTGTCGTTTATTTTCCGCATAAAAGGCAGTGATCGTTGGCTGTTTGCATTGAGCTTGGCGCAGGCGGGTGAATTTGGTTTTGTGCTGCTGAGTTTCTCAGTACAAAATCACGTGATATCGACGCCTCTCTCCCAGCAACTCTCACTGGTGGTGGCGATCTCCATGTTTCTCACTCCGGGTCTATTTATCCTCTTTGATCGAGTTATTTTGCCGAAGTTCGCCACTAAGTTTAATGAAAGAGCCGATGATGACATTGATGAAAAAGGCACAGTGATCATCGCTGGTATTGGGCGCTTTGGACAGATAGTCAATCGCTTATTGTTGTCTAACGGAATTAAAACCGTTGCACTTGATTACCAAGCAAATCAGGTAGATGTGATGCGACAGATTGGCACTCAAGCTTACTTTGGTGATGTGACTCGCCCCGATATTCTGCACACCGCGGGAATTGAAGAAGCGGCCGCGATTGTGGTCGCGATTGATAATCGCGATGCCAGTGTAGAGTTAGTCAAGCAGGTTAAGCACGCTTACCCTAGTGTGAAAGTCATCGCCAGAGCATTTGACCGTGGACACGGTTATCGTCTGCGCCAAGCCGGGGCGGATGTGATTGAGTCAGAGACTTATCATTCGGCACTAGAAGTGGGCGGGCAAACCATGAAATTATTGGGGGTTCATCCGTTTTTTGTTGAGCAACAAAAGATGAGATACAAGCGCGTTGAAAATCGTAAGTCAGATTCTTTGTACAGCGCTTGGTTAGACGATTCAGAAGGTGAGCGTTTTGATAACAACTACAGAAAGTTGTTTATGCAGCTTGAAGAAAAAATGATGTTGGAAATGCAAAAGGATCGCCATACCAATCTTTCTCGCTCCGAGCGGGGTTGGACACCGCCCCCCAAAGATTACGCGGACGATCTGCAAGAGCTCAACAATGAGGTAAATGATCTCAACTTCAAATAG
- a CDS encoding AHH domain-containing protein, which produces MRNIKPSGTNSPSPSLGNPSSDDSESPQTLGNLEKMDYRQRWIANVRSKYNWKLASEAEAMLRPAHKRSQIANRWYVDGEPHPYFLGIHMETHHLISSKGAHLDKRNAQKLVNAGYIIDTLDNLVGLPATLPGACHLGLQAHRGEHPDKPVESKAYHTTVKNELEKVKEHLKRCPPNTKASDKTPNIDDITNKISKRLLDQIISCEVALTNIPNNFSSYVGCRGQTNITKARETSERCPVGCNHFGQTDRKYNFKRPELSKEHAIWNNRVITWPKGDKWTLKQGI; this is translated from the coding sequence ATGCGTAATATTAAACCGAGCGGAACAAACTCACCCTCGCCATCGTTAGGCAACCCAAGCTCGGATGACTCAGAATCACCACAAACATTGGGCAACTTAGAAAAAATGGACTACCGACAACGGTGGATTGCCAATGTCAGGTCTAAGTACAACTGGAAACTGGCCAGCGAAGCAGAAGCCATGCTGCGCCCCGCGCATAAACGCTCGCAGATCGCGAATCGCTGGTATGTGGATGGCGAGCCTCACCCCTATTTTCTGGGCATTCATATGGAGACCCATCACTTAATCTCATCTAAAGGGGCGCATTTGGATAAACGCAATGCTCAAAAGTTAGTCAACGCTGGATATATCATCGACACCCTCGACAACTTAGTCGGCTTGCCCGCAACCTTGCCAGGGGCGTGCCATTTAGGCTTGCAAGCACACCGAGGCGAACACCCAGACAAGCCCGTAGAAAGTAAGGCCTATCACACCACCGTAAAAAATGAACTTGAAAAGGTCAAAGAACATTTAAAACGATGTCCCCCTAACACAAAAGCAAGCGATAAAACACCTAATATCGACGATATCACAAACAAAATAAGCAAACGTTTATTGGATCAAATCATATCTTGTGAAGTGGCTCTTACCAATATCCCCAACAATTTTTCTTCATACGTGGGATGCCGAGGCCAAACCAACATTACAAAAGCTCGAGAAACCAGTGAACGCTGCCCCGTTGGCTGCAACCATTTTGGCCAAACCGACCGAAAGTACAACTTTAAACGCCCTGAATTAAGCAAAGAACATGCGATTTGGAACAACCGAGTGATCACCTGGCCCAAAGGTGATAAATGGACATTAAAGCAAGGAATCTGA
- a CDS encoding PAAR domain-containing protein, whose protein sequence is MSKKPAARISDFHVCPKKTGKVPHVGGPIVNGSPNVFIEGLPAAREGDSIVCVGPADSISGGSSSVFINGKPAARLGDSSSHGGVIISGAGTVLIGDAGIVVQPSPAPKSSSTSAKESTAESASSLATSQSHQPLLQSSLSDQFQQHEDITARTDGESFATEAEKEEFSWVKIRLEYDDLWNTAIPFYSSVISTESSDGSQKLVHEVEASTKHTKGTTKRNSDHYEVQEAKQSEQFEPGVHVIENIPLEQTKVLVDVLGKSGSASEIKQLTDELHKELDSIFTSVSDSMKPFNEAWAERGWLTLADGVYDGAVAWSSDQLDLFTPELWGELGDTLSEGLSRGWDSLGEYASSIQNKIDHRFIQARTNIINGIRAIKYDERGKAIESNWLETLQADSHVFAIGVTEMTKLYSGIAYDVVVEPLVPDSIEIFFAEHSPLDIYNKAVNSAEELSVYVKYREEIFALIGHIRQRKVKEIQRFIESTLDEIDPDLAQKLRNSSDFHLFIALLEEDDSVLLYLDYIMRIFEEIPPNFYTYCLGKAGIYIALEVLLVLLLGLISVGAGAAVKAAATSQKVAKYSNMFAKAVSHNKAVQNMRSGLNAVLSAFEQLLALFEKLKKIAIARSKALSTTFTGWTNRTVKKSVSTPKRDDKPPRCRVCGKTGHDTKPVRAGRLNYA, encoded by the coding sequence TTGAGTAAAAAGCCAGCGGCACGCATCTCCGATTTTCACGTCTGCCCTAAAAAGACGGGTAAAGTGCCCCATGTGGGGGGACCAATCGTTAACGGCTCTCCAAATGTGTTCATTGAGGGGCTTCCAGCTGCGCGTGAAGGCGATTCAATCGTATGTGTAGGCCCAGCAGATAGTATATCTGGTGGATCATCGTCAGTTTTTATTAACGGTAAACCCGCTGCAAGACTGGGCGATAGTTCATCCCATGGCGGGGTTATAATTAGCGGTGCAGGAACAGTGCTTATCGGAGATGCAGGGATTGTCGTCCAACCCTCTCCTGCGCCTAAAAGCTCTTCCACATCTGCTAAAGAAAGTACCGCAGAGAGCGCAAGCTCGCTGGCTACATCACAAAGCCATCAACCATTATTGCAATCTTCCCTATCTGATCAATTCCAACAGCATGAAGATATAACGGCTAGAACAGACGGCGAAAGCTTTGCAACAGAAGCAGAGAAAGAAGAGTTCAGTTGGGTCAAGATCCGGTTGGAATATGATGATCTTTGGAATACCGCGATTCCGTTTTATAGCTCGGTCATTAGCACTGAGTCCAGCGATGGCTCTCAGAAACTCGTTCACGAAGTAGAGGCTTCAACAAAGCACACGAAGGGAACCACAAAACGCAACTCTGACCATTACGAAGTACAAGAAGCAAAACAATCTGAACAATTTGAACCCGGTGTCCACGTTATTGAAAATATTCCTCTCGAACAAACCAAGGTTCTTGTTGATGTGCTTGGGAAGAGTGGTTCTGCTAGTGAAATAAAACAGTTAACTGATGAGTTACACAAAGAACTCGATAGTATCTTTACATCGGTCTCAGACAGCATGAAACCATTCAATGAAGCATGGGCAGAACGAGGATGGCTAACTCTTGCCGACGGCGTTTACGATGGTGCTGTTGCATGGAGCTCTGATCAACTGGATTTGTTTACACCAGAGCTTTGGGGAGAACTTGGCGATACCTTATCCGAAGGGTTGTCACGCGGTTGGGATTCATTAGGCGAATATGCATCAAGCATACAGAATAAAATTGACCACCGATTTATTCAGGCTCGTACAAACATCATCAATGGAATCCGCGCAATAAAATATGATGAGCGCGGTAAGGCGATAGAGAGTAACTGGCTGGAGACACTACAAGCTGACTCGCATGTCTTCGCCATTGGTGTAACAGAAATGACCAAGCTTTATTCTGGCATTGCTTATGATGTTGTTGTTGAGCCACTAGTACCTGACTCGATAGAAATTTTCTTTGCTGAACATAGCCCACTCGATATTTACAACAAAGCCGTCAACTCCGCTGAAGAGTTAAGTGTTTACGTAAAATACAGAGAGGAGATATTTGCATTAATTGGCCATATCAGACAACGAAAAGTGAAAGAAATCCAACGATTTATAGAGTCAACACTAGACGAAATTGATCCAGACTTAGCTCAAAAGTTACGTAACAGTTCAGATTTCCACTTGTTCATTGCGTTGTTAGAAGAAGATGACAGTGTCTTGCTTTACCTCGACTACATCATGCGTATTTTTGAAGAGATCCCACCTAATTTTTATACCTACTGTCTAGGAAAAGCTGGCATTTACATCGCTCTCGAAGTTTTGTTGGTATTGCTACTTGGTCTGATCTCGGTCGGAGCAGGAGCCGCCGTCAAAGCCGCAGCAACGTCTCAAAAAGTAGCGAAATACTCAAATATGTTTGCCAAGGCAGTAAGCCACAACAAAGCGGTACAAAACATGCGAAGTGGACTTAACGCAGTTTTGAGTGCATTTGAGCAACTTCTTGCACTGTTCGAAAAACTGAAAAAAATCGCGATTGCAAGATCCAAAGCACTATCAACGACATTCACGGGTTGGACCAATCGAACGGTGAAAAAGAGCGTTTCGACGCCAAAACGTGATGACAAACCACCAAGATGTCGCGTGTGCGGAAAAACAGGCCACGATACTAAGCCCGTCAGAGCCGGGAGATTAAATTATGCGTAA
- the fadE gene encoding acyl-CoA dehydrogenase FadE — MDILLSLLAMTLILGVTLYHRMSLVKSVTLLTATMLLLTFSGYVGSIGWLSYLLALAVFAMPSVRQSLISAKALGLFKQVLPAMSQTEKEALDAGTVWWEAELFKGKPEWKKLHAIPAPKLSAEEQAFLDGPVNEVCAMVSDYQVTHELADLPPEVWQYLKDHKFFAMIIKKKYGGLEFSAYAQSLVLQKLTGVSGVLSSTVGVPNSLGPGELLQHYGTEEQKNYYLPRLAEGKEIPCFALTSPEAGSDAGSIPDDGVVCKGEWEGKEVLGMRLTWNKRYITLAPVATVLGLAFKLRDPEGLLGEQEDLGITCALIPTDIKGVEIGNRHFPLNVPFQNGPTRGQDIFVPIDFIIGGQKMAGQGWRMLVECLSVGRGITLPSNSTGGIKSAALATGAYSRIRRQFKQPIGHLEGVEEALARLGGNAYVMDAASNLTVAGIDLGEKPSVISAIVKYHCTHRGQRSIIDAMDIVGGKGICLGPSNFLARGYQGSPIAVTVEGANILTRSMIIYGQGAIRCHPYVLKEMEAAYSDKSDAVEQFDAALAGHVSFTMSNLVRSIWFGLTDGFGSNAPTHDATKRYYQKLNRYSANMALLSDISMAVLGGSLKRRERLSARLGDILSQLYLSSATLKRFEQDGRPVEDLPLVHWGLQDSLKQTEVAIDEFLANFPNPIIGKALRVLIMPFGRVRKAPSDKIDSQVARILQTPSATRSRIGRNQYLQPTEHNAAGKIELALSVILQAEPVFDKVCKAQGKRRPFLRLDAIAEEGLAQGIISQDEADLLKEAEQHRLYTINVDDFEPEHLAAKKSHTDVMDNVA, encoded by the coding sequence ATGGACATCTTGCTCTCCCTACTCGCGATGACCTTGATATTGGGCGTGACGCTCTATCATCGAATGTCATTAGTCAAATCCGTCACCTTGTTGACCGCCACGATGCTGCTGTTAACTTTCTCCGGTTACGTCGGCTCAATCGGCTGGCTGAGCTACTTATTAGCGCTGGCGGTATTCGCTATGCCCTCTGTACGCCAATCGCTCATCAGTGCAAAAGCACTCGGCTTGTTTAAGCAAGTGCTTCCAGCCATGTCTCAGACGGAAAAAGAAGCGTTGGATGCAGGTACCGTTTGGTGGGAAGCGGAGCTTTTCAAAGGCAAGCCAGAATGGAAAAAGCTACACGCCATTCCAGCACCAAAACTCTCTGCTGAAGAGCAAGCCTTCCTCGATGGTCCGGTAAATGAAGTGTGTGCCATGGTAAGCGATTACCAAGTGACGCATGAACTGGCCGATCTGCCTCCTGAAGTTTGGCAATATCTCAAAGATCACAAATTCTTCGCCATGATCATTAAGAAGAAATACGGTGGCCTTGAGTTTTCTGCTTACGCGCAATCTTTGGTACTGCAAAAACTGACTGGTGTCTCTGGTGTTCTTTCTTCGACCGTTGGCGTACCAAACTCTTTGGGTCCTGGTGAACTTTTGCAACATTACGGTACAGAAGAGCAGAAAAATTACTACCTTCCTCGCCTTGCAGAAGGTAAAGAGATCCCCTGTTTTGCCCTCACCAGCCCTGAAGCGGGTTCGGATGCGGGTTCTATTCCAGATGACGGTGTGGTGTGTAAAGGCGAATGGGAAGGCAAAGAAGTCTTGGGCATGCGCCTAACATGGAACAAGCGCTACATTACCCTTGCCCCTGTAGCAACGGTTTTGGGCCTTGCTTTCAAACTTCGCGATCCTGAAGGCTTACTCGGCGAGCAAGAAGATCTTGGTATTACTTGTGCGCTTATCCCAACAGACATTAAAGGGGTTGAAATCGGCAACCGTCATTTCCCTCTCAATGTCCCCTTCCAGAACGGCCCAACGCGTGGCCAAGATATTTTCGTACCGATCGATTTCATTATCGGTGGCCAAAAAATGGCAGGCCAAGGCTGGCGCATGCTGGTTGAATGTCTCTCTGTTGGTCGCGGTATTACCCTGCCTTCAAACTCAACCGGTGGTATCAAATCCGCTGCATTGGCAACCGGTGCTTACTCGCGCATTCGTCGCCAATTTAAACAGCCTATCGGCCATCTCGAAGGCGTAGAAGAAGCACTAGCACGCTTAGGTGGTAACGCGTATGTGATGGACGCGGCAAGCAACCTTACCGTTGCCGGTATCGACCTTGGTGAGAAACCATCGGTCATCTCAGCGATTGTAAAATACCATTGTACTCACCGTGGCCAACGCAGCATCATCGATGCAATGGATATCGTCGGTGGTAAAGGCATTTGCCTTGGCCCCTCCAACTTCCTTGCTCGTGGCTACCAAGGTTCACCCATCGCCGTCACGGTGGAAGGGGCAAACATCCTCACTCGTTCAATGATCATCTATGGTCAAGGCGCCATTCGTTGCCATCCCTATGTACTAAAAGAGATGGAAGCCGCCTACTCGGACAAATCTGATGCGGTAGAACAGTTCGATGCAGCCTTGGCTGGCCACGTCAGCTTTACCATGAGCAACCTTGTGCGCAGCATTTGGTTTGGTTTGACCGATGGTTTTGGCTCGAACGCCCCAACTCACGATGCCACCAAACGTTACTACCAGAAGCTCAATCGCTATAGCGCCAACATGGCATTATTGTCAGACATTTCAATGGCCGTGCTGGGTGGCTCATTGAAGCGTCGTGAGCGTCTATCAGCTCGCTTAGGCGATATCCTCAGTCAGCTTTACTTGAGCTCAGCGACCTTAAAACGCTTTGAACAAGATGGCCGCCCTGTAGAAGACCTGCCTTTGGTTCACTGGGGTTTGCAAGACAGCTTGAAGCAAACGGAAGTGGCCATTGATGAGTTTCTTGCCAACTTCCCGAACCCCATTATCGGTAAAGCCTTGCGCGTCTTGATCATGCCATTTGGCCGTGTGCGCAAAGCACCAAGCGACAAAATCGATAGTCAAGTTGCACGCATACTACAAACCCCAAGCGCGACACGTAGCCGCATTGGTCGCAATCAGTATTTGCAACCAACAGAACACAACGCCGCAGGCAAGATTGAGCTAGCACTGTCTGTGATTTTGCAAGCAGAACCTGTGTTTGACAAAGTGTGTAAAGCACAAGGTAAACGCCGCCCATTCTTACGTTTGGATGCCATTGCAGAAGAGGGGCTAGCACAAGGCATTATTTCTCAAGATGAAGCCGATTTGCTTAAAGAAGCGGAGCAACATCGTTTGTACACCATCAATGTTGATGACTTTGAGCCAGAGCATCTGGCGGCAAAAAAGTCTCATACCGATGTGATGGATAACGTTGCTTAG
- the lpcA gene encoding D-sedoheptulose 7-phosphate isomerase: MYQDLIRNELTEAADVLNKFLSDDHNIAQIEAAAKMIAESFKQDGKVLSCGNGGSHCDAMHFAEELTGRYRENRPGYAGIAISDPSHLSCVSNDFGYDYVFSRYVEAVGRKGDVLFGLSTSGNSGNILKAIEAAKAKGMKTIALTGKDGGKMAGLADVEIRVPHFGYADRIQEVHIKIIHIIIQLIEKEME, from the coding sequence ATGTACCAAGATCTGATTAGAAATGAGTTAACTGAAGCTGCTGACGTACTAAATAAATTCCTAAGCGACGATCACAACATTGCGCAAATTGAAGCGGCAGCGAAAATGATTGCCGAATCTTTTAAGCAAGATGGCAAAGTGTTGTCTTGTGGTAACGGTGGTTCACATTGTGATGCGATGCATTTTGCCGAAGAACTAACGGGCCGTTACCGTGAAAATCGCCCTGGTTACGCGGGTATTGCGATTTCAGATCCAAGCCATCTTTCTTGTGTCAGTAACGACTTTGGTTATGACTATGTATTTTCTCGCTACGTTGAAGCGGTCGGTCGTAAAGGCGATGTGCTGTTTGGTCTATCAACGTCTGGCAATTCAGGCAACATTCTGAAAGCGATTGAAGCGGCGAAAGCCAAGGGCATGAAAACCATCGCACTGACGGGTAAAGATGGCGGTAAAATGGCGGGTCTTGCGGATGTTGAAATCCGAGTACCACACTTTGGTTACGCAGACCGTATTCAAGAAGTGCATATTAAAATTATCCATATCATCATCCAATTGATTGAGAAAGAGATGGAGTAA
- a CDS encoding class II glutamine amidotransferase, whose amino-acid sequence MCELLGMSANVPTDICFSFTGLMQRGGKTGPHRDGWGITFYEGKGFRTFKDPNPSCESKIAELVQSYPIKSCSVISHIRQANRGGVSLENTHPFTRELWGRYWTFAHNGQLTDYQSLDTGRHRPVGQTDSEKAFCWLMNQLEQRYPDIPQDMEQVFAYLASCCETLREKGVFNMLLSDGEYVMTYCTNHLYWITRRAPFGNAALLDEDVEINFQEETTPNDVVSVIATQPLTGNETWQRMKPGEYGLFHFGERVSSNANLLLDVPFAAAKPSCQAPTEPLE is encoded by the coding sequence ATGTGTGAATTGCTCGGTATGAGCGCCAATGTGCCAACAGACATCTGTTTTAGTTTTACTGGCTTGATGCAACGAGGCGGTAAAACCGGACCACATAGAGATGGTTGGGGCATCACTTTCTATGAAGGAAAGGGATTTAGAACCTTCAAAGACCCAAATCCAAGTTGTGAATCGAAGATTGCGGAGTTGGTGCAAAGTTATCCGATTAAAAGTTGTTCGGTGATCAGCCATATTCGCCAAGCGAATCGAGGTGGTGTTTCTTTAGAAAATACCCACCCATTCACTCGTGAGCTTTGGGGGCGATATTGGACATTTGCACACAATGGCCAACTCACTGACTATCAATCGTTGGATACCGGGCGACATCGTCCAGTTGGGCAAACGGACAGTGAAAAAGCGTTTTGCTGGCTGATGAATCAATTGGAACAGCGTTATCCTGATATTCCTCAGGATATGGAACAGGTGTTTGCTTACCTTGCCTCTTGCTGTGAAACCCTGCGAGAAAAAGGGGTGTTCAACATGCTGCTCAGTGATGGCGAATATGTGATGACGTATTGTACCAACCATCTTTACTGGATCACGCGTCGAGCACCTTTTGGTAATGCAGCGTTGCTGGATGAAGATGTTGAGATTAACTTTCAAGAAGAGACCACGCCTAACGACGTTGTCTCTGTGATTGCGACCCAGCCTCTTACCGGTAATGAAACTTGGCAGAGAATGAAGCCAGGGGAGTATGGTCTGTTTCACTTTGGCGAGCGAGTCAGCAGTAATGCCAATTTATTACTTGATGTCCCGTTTGCAGCAGCAAAACCAAGCTGTCAAGCGCCAACGGAACCACTTGAATAA
- the purN gene encoding phosphoribosylglycinamide formyltransferase, whose product MKKIVVLISGSGSNLQAILEACECDTSRAKVCAVFSNKADAYGLERAKQFSVPAHYIDPKAFTDRESFDRELMKAIDEYQPDIVVLAGYMRILSGEFVRHYLGKMVNIHPSLLPKYPGLHTHQRAIDAGDSEHGTSVHFVTEELDGGPVILQAKVPVFAEDDAQSLAERVLTQEHSIYPLVVKWMAEERLVMQQGVAYLDGQPLGSAGYAAE is encoded by the coding sequence ATGAAAAAAATCGTGGTACTGATTTCCGGCAGCGGCAGCAACCTGCAAGCCATTCTTGAAGCATGCGAGTGTGATACAAGCCGAGCCAAAGTGTGTGCGGTTTTCTCAAACAAAGCCGACGCTTACGGTCTTGAACGAGCCAAACAGTTTTCGGTACCCGCTCACTACATCGATCCCAAAGCTTTTACCGATAGAGAAAGTTTTGATCGTGAATTGATGAAAGCGATAGACGAATACCAACCCGACATCGTAGTACTGGCTGGTTACATGCGCATTCTGAGTGGTGAATTTGTACGTCACTATTTAGGAAAAATGGTCAATATACATCCTTCCCTCTTGCCTAAATACCCCGGCCTTCATACCCACCAGCGCGCTATCGATGCCGGGGACAGTGAACACGGCACCAGTGTGCATTTTGTCACGGAAGAATTAGATGGGGGCCCAGTGATCTTACAGGCGAAAGTGCCTGTTTTCGCAGAAGATGACGCACAAAGCCTAGCGGAACGTGTGTTAACGCAAGAGCACAGCATCTATCCCTTAGTGGTGAAATGGATGGCAGAAGAGCGGCTTGTCATGCAACAAGGTGTTGCCTATCTCGATGGCCAACCACTTGGCAGCGCCGGTTACGCTGCAGAGTAA